From the Verrucomicrobiota bacterium genome, the window CGAACTCCGAACTCCGAACTCCGAACTCCGAACTCCGAACTCCGAACTCCGAACTCCGAACTCCGAACTCCGAACTCCGAACCCTTTCCTCTTCCCGCCGTGTTCGCCGTGTGAACTCTGTCGCTGTGCCCGCCCGACCCGCTGCGGCCGCTGTGTGACCTTGATTTGTACGATCTGCGTGATCTGCGGATATCATTTCTTCTCAGGAGAAAAGGCCCAGGTTGAGGCCCACGGGGCGGTGACCGGCTTCTGACGCCTCCTATCAGCCCCCGATTGAGGGCGCGCGGAAGTCGTCGAGCCATTGCTGGTAGTGTTTCTTATCTGTGAAACGGATAAAATGAATCCGATCGCGGAAATCCGATTCTTCGTTCGAATCTTCTACCCACGAGCGGAGAACCGTTTCAAACCGTCCGAGCTCGTCCGCTTCCAGATTTTGCCAGTGCGAGGGTGGCTGAGCCGGAGTGCCTTGTGCTTTGCGGCGCTGGATCCATTCGTCCATCACCAGGTATGGGGTAGGGAAATCGATGATCCCGTACTGGCCTGCGACTTTCCATACCTGGCATGAGTAAGGACGATCGCCACCTGGCTGGTTAACCGTCCCTTTGGGCAAGCTTTGTAAGGCAGGTTTCAGCGTTTCGAGACGTATGCACTCAAGCTGCGGCGGAAGTACGATGTGCAATCGCAAATCGGATCGTGACTGCAGGTCGTTCCCTAAATAGAAGGGCTCGCCGTCCAGTTCCGTGATTTTGATCGTGTTTGCGTAGCGGTCGCCCTCAGGTGTTTTTGCGGTAATCAGTCGTACCGTTTTGCGAATAAAGTTTACAAAATAGCCAAGCGCGAGACCGGCCGCTGGAGAGGTCTCGTCAAGTTTGGCGGCTTCTCGGC encodes:
- a CDS encoding toll/interleukin-1 receptor domain-containing protein, coding for MAKVQKRPLRVFISYRRDDAPQQAQLLWKYFAVRYRNKNVFFDREGISAGAEFSDEINRKIRECDVLVAVIGPRWIELIKDYAIEQNDYVRNEIALALAQKKLVVPVCIGGAQTPDVKQMHWQVRPMMTRNAEVLPDPFRDAEVRRLLSSIEETFFQREDQRREAAKLDETSPAAGLALGYFVNFIRKTVRLITAKTPEGDRYANTIKITELDGEPFYLGNDLQSRSDLRLHIVLPPQLECIRLETLKPALQSLPKGTVNQPGGDRPYSCQVWKVAGQYGIIDFPTPYLVMDEWIQRRKAQGTPAQPPSHWQNLEADELGRFETVLRSWVEDSNEESDFRDRIHFIRFTDKKHYQQWLDDFRAPSIGG